The following are encoded in a window of Chlorocebus sabaeus isolate Y175 chromosome 10, mChlSab1.0.hap1, whole genome shotgun sequence genomic DNA:
- the PTPRN gene encoding receptor-type tyrosine-protein phosphatase-like N isoform X2, producing the protein MRRPRRPGSLGGSGGLRLLLCLLLLSSRPGGCSAVSAHGCLFDRRLCSHLEVCIQDGLFGQCQVGVGQARPLLQVTSPVLQRLQGVLRQLMSQGLSWHDDLTQYVISQEMERIPRLRPPEPRPRDRSGLAPRRPGPAGELLLQDIPTGSAPASQHRLPQPPVGRGGAGASSSLSPLQAELLPPLLEHLLLPPQPPHPALSYEPALLQPYLFHQFGSRDGSRVSEGSPGMVSVGPLPKAEAPALFSRTASKGIFGDHPGHSYGDLPGPSPAQLFQDSGLLYLAQELPAPSRARVPRLPEQGVSSQAEDSPEGYEEEGLGGHGEKPASPAVQPDAALQRLAAVLAGYGVELRQLTPEQLSTLLTLLQLLPKGAGRNLGGAVNVGADIKKTMEGPVEGRDTAEPPARTPPMPGHPTASPTSSEVQQVPSPVSSEPPEAARPAATSVLLEKKSPLGQSQPTVAGQPSARPAAEEYGYIVTDQKPLSLAAGVKLLEILAEHVHMSSGSFINISVVGPALTFRIRHNEQNLSLADVTQQAGLVKSELEAQTGLQILQTGVGQREEAAAVLPRIAHSTSPIRSVLLTLVALAGVAGLLVALAVALCVRQHARQRDKERLAALGPEGAHGDTTFEYQDLCRQHMATKSLFNRAEGPPEPSRVSSVSSQFSDAAQASPSSHSSTPSWCEEPAQANMDISTGHMILAYMEDHLRNRDRLAKEWQALCAYQAEPNTCATAQGEGNIKKNRHPDFLPYDHARIKLKVESSPSRSDYINASPIIEHDPRMPAYIATQGPLSHTIADFWQMVWESGCTVIVMLTPLVEDGVKQCDRYWPDEGASLYHVYEVNLVSEHIWCEDFLVRSFYLKNVQTLETRTLTQFHFLSWPAEGTPASTRPLLDFRRKVNKCYRGRSCPIIVHCSDGAGRTGTYILIDMVLNRMAKGVKEIDIAATLEHVRDQRPGLVRSKDQFEFALTAVAEEVNAILKALPQ; encoded by the exons ATGCGGCGCCCGCGGCGGCCTGGGAGTCTCGGGGGATCCGGGGGTCTCCGGCtgctcctctgcctcctgctgctgagCAGCCGCCCGGGGGGCTGCAGCGCCGTTAGTGCCCACG GCTGTCTATTTGACCGCAGGCTCTGCTCTCACCTGGAAGTCTGTATTCAGG ATGGCTTGTTTGGGCAGTGCCAGGTGGGAGTGGGGCAGGCCCGGCCCCTTTTGCAAGTCACCTCCCCAGTTCTCCAACGCTTACAAGGTGTGCTCCGACAACTCATGTCTCAAG GATTGTCCTGGCATGATGACCTCACCCAGTATGTGATCTCTCAGGAGATGGAGCGCATTCCCAGGCTTCGCCCCCCAGAGCCCCGTCCAAGGGACAG GTCTGGCTTGGCACCCAGGAGACCTGGTCCTGCTGGGGAGCTGCTTTTACAGGACATCCCCACTGGATCCGCCCCTGCTTCCCAGCATCGACTTCCACAACCACCAGTGGGCAGAGGTGGAGCTGGGGCCAGCTCCTCTCTGTCCCCTCTGCAGGCTGAGCTGCTCCCCCCTCTCTTGGAACACCTGCTGCTGCCCCCACagcctccccaccctgccctgagTTACGAACCTGCCTTGCTGCAGCCCTACCTGTTCCACCAG TTTGGCTCCCGTGATGGCTCCCGTGTCTCAGAGGGCTCCCCAGGGATGGTCAGTGTCGGCCCCCTGCCCAAGGCTGAAGCCCCTGCCCTCTTCAGCAGAACTGCCTCCAAGGGCATATTTGGGGACCACCCTGGCCACTCCTATGGGGACCTTCCAGGGCCTTCACCTGCCCAGCTTTTTCAGGACTCTGGGCTCCTCTATCTGGCCCAGGAGTTGCCAGCACCCAGCAGGGCCAGGGTGCCAAGGCTGCCAGAACAAGGGGTCAGCAGCCAGGCAGAGGACTCCCCAGAGGGCTATGAGGAGGAAGGACTAGGGGGTCATGGAGAGAAGCCTGCTTCCCCAGCAGTGCAGCCAG ATGCGGCTCTGCAGAGGCTGGCTGCTGTGCTGGCGGGCTATGGGGTAGAGCTGCGTCAGCTGACCCCTGAGCAGCTCTCCACACTCCTGACCCTGCTGCAGCTACTGCCCAAGGGTGCAGGAAGAAATCTGG GAGGGGCTGTAAATGTTGGAGCTGATATCAAGAAA ACAATGGAGGGGCCAGTGGAGGGCAGAGACACAGCAGAGCCTCCAGCCCGTACACCCCCCATGCCTGGACACCCCACTGCCAGCCCCACCTCCAGTGAAGTTCAGCAGGTGCCAAGCCCTGTCTCCTCTGAGCCTCCGGAAGCTGCCAGACCCGCTGCCACATCTGTCCTGCTAGAGAAGAAAAGCCCACTGGGCCAAAGCCAGCCCACAGTGGCAGGACAGCCCTCAGCCCGACCAGCAGCGGAGGAATACGGCTACATCGTCACTGACCAGAA GCCCCTGAGCCTGGCTGCAGGAGTGAAGCTGCTGGAGATCCTGGCTGAGCATGTGCACATGTCCTCGGGCAGCTTCATCAACATCAG TGTGGTGGGACCAGCCCTCACCTTCCGCATCCGGCACAATGAGCAGAACCTGTCTTTGGCTGATGTGACCCAACAAGCAG GGCTGGTGAAGTCTGAACTGGAAGCACAGACAGGGCTCCAAATCTTGCAGACAGGAGTGGGACAG AGGGAGGAGGCAGCTGCAGTCCTTCCCCGAATCGCGCACAGCACCTCTCCCATTCGCTCAGTGCTGCTCACTCTGGTGGCCCTGGCAGGTGTGGCTGGGCTGCTGGTGGCTTTGGCTGTGGCTCTGTGCGTGCGGCAGCATGCGCGGCAGCGGGACAAGGAGCGCCTGGCAGCCCTGGGGCCTGAGGGGGCCCATGGTGACACTACCTTTGAGTACCAG GACCTGTGCCGCCAGCACATGGCCACAAAGTCCTTGTTCAACCGGGCAGAGGGTCCGCCGGAGCCTTCGCGGGTGAGCAGTGTGTCCTCCCAGTTCAGCGACGCAGCCCAGGCCAGCCCCAGCTCCCACAGCAGCACTCCGTCCTGGTGCGAGGAGCCTGCCCAAGCCAACATGGACATCTCCACGGGACACATGATTCTG GCATAcatggaggatcacctgaggaacCGGGACCGCCTGGCCAAGGAGTGGCAGGCCCTCTGTGCCTACCAAGCAGAGCCAAACACCTGTGCCACCGCGCAAGGGGAGGGCAACATCAAAAAGAACCGGCATCCTGACTTCCTGCCCT ATGACCATGCCCGCATAAAACTGAAAGTGGAGAGCAGCCCTTCTCGGAGCGATTACATCAACGCCAGCCCCATT atTGAGCATGACCCTCGGATGCCAGCCTACATAGCCACGCAGGGCCCGCTGTCCCATACCATCGCAGACTTCTGGCAG ATGGTGTGGGAGAGCGGCTGTACCGTCATCGTCATGCTGACCCCGCTGGTGGAGGATGGTGTCAAGCAGTGTGACCGCTACTGGCCAGATGAGGGTGCCTCCCTCTATCATGTATATGAG GTGAACCTGGTGTCGGAGCACATCTGGTGCGAGGACTTTCTGGTGCGGAGCTTCTACCTGAAGAACGTGCAGACCCTGGAGACGCGCACGCTCACGCAGTTCCACTTCCTCAGCTGGCCGGCAGAGGGCACACCGGCCTCCACGCGGCCCCTGCTGGACTTCCGCAG GAAGGTGAACAAGTGCTACCGGGGCCGCTCCTGCCCCATCATCGTGCACTGCAG
- the PTPRN gene encoding receptor-type tyrosine-protein phosphatase-like N isoform X1, translating to MRRPRRPGSLGGSGGLRLLLCLLLLSSRPGGCSAVSAHGCLFDRRLCSHLEVCIQDGLFGQCQVGVGQARPLLQVTSPVLQRLQGVLRQLMSQGLSWHDDLTQYVISQEMERIPRLRPPEPRPRDRSGLAPRRPGPAGELLLQDIPTGSAPASQHRLPQPPVGRGGAGASSSLSPLQAELLPPLLEHLLLPPQPPHPALSYEPALLQPYLFHQFGSRDGSRVSEGSPGMVSVGPLPKAEAPALFSRTASKGIFGDHPGHSYGDLPGPSPAQLFQDSGLLYLAQELPAPSRARVPRLPEQGVSSQAEDSPEGYEEEGLGGHGEKPASPAVQPADAALQRLAAVLAGYGVELRQLTPEQLSTLLTLLQLLPKGAGRNLGGAVNVGADIKKTMEGPVEGRDTAEPPARTPPMPGHPTASPTSSEVQQVPSPVSSEPPEAARPAATSVLLEKKSPLGQSQPTVAGQPSARPAAEEYGYIVTDQKPLSLAAGVKLLEILAEHVHMSSGSFINISVVGPALTFRIRHNEQNLSLADVTQQAGLVKSELEAQTGLQILQTGVGQREEAAAVLPRIAHSTSPIRSVLLTLVALAGVAGLLVALAVALCVRQHARQRDKERLAALGPEGAHGDTTFEYQDLCRQHMATKSLFNRAEGPPEPSRVSSVSSQFSDAAQASPSSHSSTPSWCEEPAQANMDISTGHMILAYMEDHLRNRDRLAKEWQALCAYQAEPNTCATAQGEGNIKKNRHPDFLPYDHARIKLKVESSPSRSDYINASPIIEHDPRMPAYIATQGPLSHTIADFWQMVWESGCTVIVMLTPLVEDGVKQCDRYWPDEGASLYHVYEVNLVSEHIWCEDFLVRSFYLKNVQTLETRTLTQFHFLSWPAEGTPASTRPLLDFRRKVNKCYRGRSCPIIVHCSDGAGRTGTYILIDMVLNRMAKGVKEIDIAATLEHVRDQRPGLVRSKDQFEFALTAVAEEVNAILKALPQ from the exons ATGCGGCGCCCGCGGCGGCCTGGGAGTCTCGGGGGATCCGGGGGTCTCCGGCtgctcctctgcctcctgctgctgagCAGCCGCCCGGGGGGCTGCAGCGCCGTTAGTGCCCACG GCTGTCTATTTGACCGCAGGCTCTGCTCTCACCTGGAAGTCTGTATTCAGG ATGGCTTGTTTGGGCAGTGCCAGGTGGGAGTGGGGCAGGCCCGGCCCCTTTTGCAAGTCACCTCCCCAGTTCTCCAACGCTTACAAGGTGTGCTCCGACAACTCATGTCTCAAG GATTGTCCTGGCATGATGACCTCACCCAGTATGTGATCTCTCAGGAGATGGAGCGCATTCCCAGGCTTCGCCCCCCAGAGCCCCGTCCAAGGGACAG GTCTGGCTTGGCACCCAGGAGACCTGGTCCTGCTGGGGAGCTGCTTTTACAGGACATCCCCACTGGATCCGCCCCTGCTTCCCAGCATCGACTTCCACAACCACCAGTGGGCAGAGGTGGAGCTGGGGCCAGCTCCTCTCTGTCCCCTCTGCAGGCTGAGCTGCTCCCCCCTCTCTTGGAACACCTGCTGCTGCCCCCACagcctccccaccctgccctgagTTACGAACCTGCCTTGCTGCAGCCCTACCTGTTCCACCAG TTTGGCTCCCGTGATGGCTCCCGTGTCTCAGAGGGCTCCCCAGGGATGGTCAGTGTCGGCCCCCTGCCCAAGGCTGAAGCCCCTGCCCTCTTCAGCAGAACTGCCTCCAAGGGCATATTTGGGGACCACCCTGGCCACTCCTATGGGGACCTTCCAGGGCCTTCACCTGCCCAGCTTTTTCAGGACTCTGGGCTCCTCTATCTGGCCCAGGAGTTGCCAGCACCCAGCAGGGCCAGGGTGCCAAGGCTGCCAGAACAAGGGGTCAGCAGCCAGGCAGAGGACTCCCCAGAGGGCTATGAGGAGGAAGGACTAGGGGGTCATGGAGAGAAGCCTGCTTCCCCAGCAGTGCAGCCAG CAGATGCGGCTCTGCAGAGGCTGGCTGCTGTGCTGGCGGGCTATGGGGTAGAGCTGCGTCAGCTGACCCCTGAGCAGCTCTCCACACTCCTGACCCTGCTGCAGCTACTGCCCAAGGGTGCAGGAAGAAATCTGG GAGGGGCTGTAAATGTTGGAGCTGATATCAAGAAA ACAATGGAGGGGCCAGTGGAGGGCAGAGACACAGCAGAGCCTCCAGCCCGTACACCCCCCATGCCTGGACACCCCACTGCCAGCCCCACCTCCAGTGAAGTTCAGCAGGTGCCAAGCCCTGTCTCCTCTGAGCCTCCGGAAGCTGCCAGACCCGCTGCCACATCTGTCCTGCTAGAGAAGAAAAGCCCACTGGGCCAAAGCCAGCCCACAGTGGCAGGACAGCCCTCAGCCCGACCAGCAGCGGAGGAATACGGCTACATCGTCACTGACCAGAA GCCCCTGAGCCTGGCTGCAGGAGTGAAGCTGCTGGAGATCCTGGCTGAGCATGTGCACATGTCCTCGGGCAGCTTCATCAACATCAG TGTGGTGGGACCAGCCCTCACCTTCCGCATCCGGCACAATGAGCAGAACCTGTCTTTGGCTGATGTGACCCAACAAGCAG GGCTGGTGAAGTCTGAACTGGAAGCACAGACAGGGCTCCAAATCTTGCAGACAGGAGTGGGACAG AGGGAGGAGGCAGCTGCAGTCCTTCCCCGAATCGCGCACAGCACCTCTCCCATTCGCTCAGTGCTGCTCACTCTGGTGGCCCTGGCAGGTGTGGCTGGGCTGCTGGTGGCTTTGGCTGTGGCTCTGTGCGTGCGGCAGCATGCGCGGCAGCGGGACAAGGAGCGCCTGGCAGCCCTGGGGCCTGAGGGGGCCCATGGTGACACTACCTTTGAGTACCAG GACCTGTGCCGCCAGCACATGGCCACAAAGTCCTTGTTCAACCGGGCAGAGGGTCCGCCGGAGCCTTCGCGGGTGAGCAGTGTGTCCTCCCAGTTCAGCGACGCAGCCCAGGCCAGCCCCAGCTCCCACAGCAGCACTCCGTCCTGGTGCGAGGAGCCTGCCCAAGCCAACATGGACATCTCCACGGGACACATGATTCTG GCATAcatggaggatcacctgaggaacCGGGACCGCCTGGCCAAGGAGTGGCAGGCCCTCTGTGCCTACCAAGCAGAGCCAAACACCTGTGCCACCGCGCAAGGGGAGGGCAACATCAAAAAGAACCGGCATCCTGACTTCCTGCCCT ATGACCATGCCCGCATAAAACTGAAAGTGGAGAGCAGCCCTTCTCGGAGCGATTACATCAACGCCAGCCCCATT atTGAGCATGACCCTCGGATGCCAGCCTACATAGCCACGCAGGGCCCGCTGTCCCATACCATCGCAGACTTCTGGCAG ATGGTGTGGGAGAGCGGCTGTACCGTCATCGTCATGCTGACCCCGCTGGTGGAGGATGGTGTCAAGCAGTGTGACCGCTACTGGCCAGATGAGGGTGCCTCCCTCTATCATGTATATGAG GTGAACCTGGTGTCGGAGCACATCTGGTGCGAGGACTTTCTGGTGCGGAGCTTCTACCTGAAGAACGTGCAGACCCTGGAGACGCGCACGCTCACGCAGTTCCACTTCCTCAGCTGGCCGGCAGAGGGCACACCGGCCTCCACGCGGCCCCTGCTGGACTTCCGCAG GAAGGTGAACAAGTGCTACCGGGGCCGCTCCTGCCCCATCATCGTGCACTGCAG